The nucleotide window TCAAGAAAGATACCATTACTGTATTTTTATATCTTTGTCATCACCAAATTATGCCTGATCGCAGATTGATGACACTTCAACCGGGTATCTTTCATGCACAAATTTAAAGCATAGGCATGCATGGCGGGCCAAATGCGGCAACAGAGGTGTCTGCTTTCCTGCGAGCGTCACGTTCTCTGCTTACGCGAAAATATTATTCGCTATAGGGGATTCGCAGCAATCAACCCGGTATTTTAATATGGCAAAAACAGATATTCACTGCTGCAGCCTGCGGCGACTAGGGTAGACCATGCTGCAGCGACGAGGTCTGGCCATGCTGCAACAAAAGCGCTTTTGTCATATCTTTCAGCAATAAATTTGTTTGAAAATTTTTATGCCCCCGGATGCGGTATGTCGCGCATCCGGGGGATCTTCCGTGCTTGGTTATGGTTTGAGCTGATTGACGTAGGTGGCAATATCCTTCATCTGCTCAGGGCTCAGTGTTTTCAGGGTCTGCTGCATTTTCTGCAGCGGGCCAGAGGGCGAGCTCATATTTTTGACTTTATCCATGCTGGCGAGCAGGCCGTCCACGGGCTTGCCCATCATCTTGGCGGGTGTAGGAGTGTGACAGGACATGCAATTATTTGCGTACAACTCCGCACCAGCTTTTTGTGCATCATCCTGGGCCACTGCGGATTGTACTCCAGCTACAAGCAGGAATGCAGCCAGCGTGAGAACTCCGTGTCGCAGATATTTGGTCATGGGTTTCTCCTTGTTTATATGCGCCGTTTTGTCCAAACGGCGATAAGGGGCAAAAGCCGCCTGTGATTGCACCGTAGCACAGAGTAAAAATACTTACAGCAGATTTGTATATGCCTGGAACGCGGGTATACTTTCACGCATGAAAAAAGCCCCGGCTTTCGCCGGGGCCAATAATCGGTATGCTTGCAGTAACGTCCGTTAAGAGGAAGGTTACTTCCCCATAGCGTTCATGAAGTCTTTGTTGGACTTGGTGGCGCGCATCTTGTCCAGCAGGAATTCCATGCTGTCGATAGAAGACATGGGAGCCAGAATCTTGCGCAAAATCCAGACGCGGTTGAGCACATCTTCGGCCAGAAGCAGGTCTTCCTTGCGGGTGCCAGTACGGTTGATGTCGATGGCGGGGAAGACGCGCTTTTCCGAAAGGTGGCGGTCCAGATAGATTTCCATATTGCCGGTGCCTTTGAATTCTTCAAAGATCACTTCGTCCATACGGGAACCGGTATCAATGAGAGCCGTGGCAATAATGGTCAGGCTGCCGCCTTCTTCAATATTACGGGCTGCGCCAAAAAAGCGTTTGGGACGTTGCAGGGCGTTGGCGTCAAGACCACCGGAGAGCACTCTGCCCGATGAGGGCGTCACAGCGTTGTAGGCGCGGCCCAGGCGGGTGATGGAGTCCAGCAGAATGACCACATCGCGTTTGCGTTCGACCAGACGCTTGGCTTTTTCAAGCACCATTTCACAGACCTGCACATGGCGCTGCGGGGGCTCGTCGAAGGTGGAGCTGATGACTTCGGCCTTTTTGACCGTGCGCTCCATATCGGTAACTTCTTCGGGCCGTTCGTCAATGAGCAGCACGATAAGGTATACTTCAGGATTGTTGGCGTTGATGGCATTGGCCAGGGACTGCAGCAAGATTGTTTTGCCTGTGCGCGGCGGGGCCACAATGAGGCCACGCTGCCCGCGCCCGATGGGGGCCATGATGTCGATAACGCGATTGGAAAGATTTTTCTCGCCATTTTCCATGACGAGCTGATGGTCGGGATAGATTGGGGTGAGGTTGTCGAAAAGAACGAGATTCTTGGCGTGTTCCGGGGGTTCAAATCCAATTTCGGTTACTTTGAGCAGCGCGAAATAGCGTTCACCCTCTTTGGGGGGACGGATTTGTCCTGAAACAATGTCGCCTTTGCGCAGAGAAAACCGTCGTATCTGCGAAGGAGAAACATAGATATCATCAGGCCCGGGCATGTAGCTGCACAGGGGAGAGCGCAGAAAGCCAAAACCGTCTGGCAGAATTTCCAGTACGCCGTCCCCGTAAATGGCCCCGTTTTGTGAGGCACAGGTGGAAAGCAGAGCAAAAATAAGCTCTTGTTTTCGCATGGAACTGGCATTTTCAATTTCATATTGCTCGGCCAGATCCATTAATTCCTGCATGCTGCGGGTTTTGAGATCTGTGAGACTCAAGGCGCTGTCGGTCAACAGTGTGGGAGTAGCTTTCTTTTTGCGCATAACTGTCCGATCTTTTGAAGAAGACAAACTTAAACTATACAGTATCAGTCAACACTGTATTGCAGATGAGCGGATGTAAGGAGACAAAATAGGTGTGCGAAATTGCGATTAGCTTATCTTTTACAATATAGCAAGAGAAAAATGACGCTCACACCACAAAAAATGCGTCACGTGGCTGTTTGAACCAGAGACGGGTTCAGTTCAATAAAAGCTGGTCTATACAAAGCGTGTTTGTATTGAAGTCGAAGGAAAGTAATCCAGCAGTTATTTGAGTGGGTTGGAAAATCTTGCTCGGTACCCGCAGGGCCGCTTGTGCAGCGGCGGTCTATGCAGGTTGCTCTTTATCGTCTTCAGGCTGCGGCGGCGGCGCGTACAGCTCCAGCAGCTCATCCCGCAAGCTGTTTTCTTCAACTTCCAGCACCTCGGCCAGCTCGCCAGTTACAAGGCCCATGGCCTGTTCCTGAAGGCGGCGTTCACCAAAGGAAAGATCCTTGGTACGGCTGATGAGCAGCAGTTCACGCAATACTTCCGTTACCACGGCCAGCTCTGGGCTTTTGAGGCGTTCTGAATACTCGCGGAAGCGGCGATTCCAGTTTTGTCCTGTGTGAACAATTTTGCCGGAGCTGTTGCGTAGCCCTTCAAGTATGCGGCTCGCTTCATCCTGAGGAGTGAGAGTGCGCAGGCCGACGTGAGCGGCATTGTTAACAGGAACCATCAGCGTGACATTGTTGGCCTGAATGCGGACAATATAGAAATCGCATGCGATGCCGCCAATAGTCTGGCTGTCTATGCGTTCTATTTTGCCCACCCCTTGGGCCGGATATACCACGAGATCGTTCGGCGTGAACA belongs to Desulfovibrio intestinalis and includes:
- a CDS encoding c-type cytochrome; the protein is MTKYLRHGVLTLAAFLLVAGVQSAVAQDDAQKAGAELYANNCMSCHTPTPAKMMGKPVDGLLASMDKVKNMSSPSGPLQKMQQTLKTLSPEQMKDIATYVNQLKP
- a CDS encoding CarD family transcriptional regulator, which gives rise to MFTPNDLVVYPAQGVGKIERIDSQTIGGIACDFYIVRIQANNVTLMVPVNNAAHVGLRTLTPQDEASRILEGLRNSSGKIVHTGQNWNRRFREYSERLKSPELAVVTEVLRELLLISRTKDLSFGERRLQEQAMGLVTGELAEVLEVEENSLRDELLELYAPPPQPEDDKEQPA
- the rho gene encoding transcription termination factor Rho, whose product is MRKKKATPTLLTDSALSLTDLKTRSMQELMDLAEQYEIENASSMRKQELIFALLSTCASQNGAIYGDGVLEILPDGFGFLRSPLCSYMPGPDDIYVSPSQIRRFSLRKGDIVSGQIRPPKEGERYFALLKVTEIGFEPPEHAKNLVLFDNLTPIYPDHQLVMENGEKNLSNRVIDIMAPIGRGQRGLIVAPPRTGKTILLQSLANAINANNPEVYLIVLLIDERPEEVTDMERTVKKAEVISSTFDEPPQRHVQVCEMVLEKAKRLVERKRDVVILLDSITRLGRAYNAVTPSSGRVLSGGLDANALQRPKRFFGAARNIEEGGSLTIIATALIDTGSRMDEVIFEEFKGTGNMEIYLDRHLSEKRVFPAIDINRTGTRKEDLLLAEDVLNRVWILRKILAPMSSIDSMEFLLDKMRATKSNKDFMNAMGK